One window of the Leucobacter komagatae genome contains the following:
- a CDS encoding DUF5684 domain-containing protein — protein MITSNTPMDDALAAIFSGTTSFIAIALYIVFAVAAWKMFSKAGYPGILAFIPIVNVILIVKIAGYSAWMSLLYLIPIVGFIFAIFVALRLGANFGKGAGFSVFLLWLFPVFGYFILGLGDARYQPRAH, from the coding sequence ATGATCACATCGAACACACCCATGGACGACGCACTTGCAGCGATCTTTTCGGGCACGACTTCGTTCATCGCTATCGCGCTCTACATCGTCTTCGCCGTCGCGGCGTGGAAGATGTTCTCGAAGGCCGGCTACCCCGGCATCCTGGCATTCATTCCGATCGTCAACGTGATCCTCATCGTGAAGATCGCGGGCTACTCGGCATGGATGTCGCTGCTCTACCTGATCCCGATCGTCGGCTTTATCTTCGCGATCTTCGTTGCCCTCCGCCTCGGCGCAAACTTCGGAAAGGGCGCTGGGTTCTCAGTCTTCCTGCTGTGGCTCTTCCCCGTGTTTGGGTACTTCATCCTCGGGCTTGGCGACGCTCGCTATCAGCCGCGTGCGCACTAG
- the ruvB gene encoding Holliday junction branch migration DNA helicase RuvB, translated as MSGELSPQALPTEVSYEGALRPGSLSEFVGQEKVREQLGLLLGAAQIDGRTPDHILLAGPPGLGKTTLSMIVATELGVPLQQTSGPAIQHAGDLAAVLSALTPGEVLFIDEIHRMARSAEEMLYLAMEDFKVDIMVGKGAGATSVPLELAPFTLVGATTRAGLLPNPLRDRFGFTAHLEYYATSELEGVLSRAAGLLDFPLHDAGVVEIAGRSRGTPRIANRLLRRVRDYTLVHGTQPDERSVRAALSLYDVDEHGLDRLDREVLRIIVERFAGGPVGLSTLAASVGEEAETIESVVEPFLMRAGLIARSPRGRIATSLGWAHLGMAPPAH; from the coding sequence ATGTCGGGGGAGCTGTCGCCGCAGGCACTGCCGACCGAGGTGAGCTACGAGGGTGCCCTGCGCCCGGGCTCGCTCTCCGAATTCGTCGGCCAGGAGAAGGTGCGCGAGCAGCTCGGGCTGCTGCTCGGCGCGGCCCAGATCGATGGGCGCACCCCCGACCACATTCTGCTCGCGGGCCCTCCCGGGCTCGGCAAGACCACGCTGTCAATGATCGTGGCAACCGAGCTTGGGGTACCGCTGCAGCAGACCTCGGGCCCAGCGATCCAGCACGCGGGTGACCTTGCGGCCGTGCTCTCCGCGCTCACACCGGGGGAGGTGCTCTTCATTGACGAGATCCACCGGATGGCGCGCAGCGCCGAAGAGATGCTCTACCTCGCGATGGAAGACTTCAAGGTCGACATCATGGTCGGCAAGGGAGCTGGCGCGACCTCGGTGCCGCTTGAGCTCGCGCCGTTTACGCTTGTCGGCGCAACGACCCGGGCCGGCTTGCTCCCGAACCCGCTGCGCGACCGCTTCGGGTTCACCGCACACCTCGAGTACTACGCGACCTCCGAGCTCGAGGGCGTGTTGAGCCGCGCGGCGGGCCTCCTCGATTTCCCGCTCCACGATGCCGGCGTGGTCGAGATCGCGGGGCGCTCGCGCGGAACGCCGCGCATCGCGAACCGCCTGCTCAGGCGAGTGCGCGACTACACCCTCGTGCACGGCACGCAGCCCGATGAGCGTTCGGTGCGCGCGGCACTCTCGCTGTACGACGTTGACGAGCACGGCCTCGACAGGCTCGACCGCGAGGTGCTGCGCATCATCGTCGAACGCTTCGCCGGTGGCCCCGTCGGGCTCTCGACGCTCGCCGCGTCGGTCGGCGAGGAGGCAGAGACGATTGAGTCAGTTGTCGAACCCTTCCTCATGCGCGCCGGTCTTATTGCGCGGTCGCCGCGGGGGAGGATCGCGACGTCTCTCGGCTGGGCACATCTCGGGATGGCGCCGCCCGCGCACTAG
- a CDS encoding DUF2207 domain-containing protein: MRKLLRIGTLFIAATGLALAAPLAASPAFADVNDFTYDAWHVEAEVGVDDAGRAIAKVTETVTPRFPETDQNRGIVRGIPIDYERASTDPRDFSVTDGSGAPVPFEVEDEDGFRILLVGDDSYVHGQQTYVLSYTLSDVVLGRDDGTADEFYWDIMDFEHQQPVQRFSAEVSFSDALVPALNGNSHCYVGNPGSTDECALTGAGTPTDPVRVSGTQLGPKQGVTVAVGLAEGSVVQPSQRLPNFALDGLPLVIGGAGLATATAGGISVARFRGKRRTGRGTVVAQYDVPAELPPLIAGPVAAAGSSSATTAEIIHLAVIGATRLEDGEKQGKKLGGSKRKQVQMVRVVDPARATDDLDQRMLRALVPDAQPGAARAIPKSSTKFAEKMAKLTQRGAKEAVARGYLEKAQAPGARVLGYVTLAISAVLFVLGVVGLATRGSALPALFVFGGLFLAAVGFFSVAKHTVHTRLGAETREYLEGVRMFIRVAEEDRIRILQSVTGAERREVDGVRVIHLYERLLPYAILFGQEKQWAKALEVRYSAEPGYVPYWYPALAVHGLGSFPNTLARYTESISSSVSYTSSSSGGSAGGGFAGGGGGGGFSGGR; encoded by the coding sequence ATGCGAAAACTTCTGCGAATCGGCACGCTGTTCATCGCCGCGACGGGGCTCGCGCTCGCCGCTCCACTCGCCGCCAGCCCGGCTTTCGCGGACGTCAACGATTTCACGTATGACGCCTGGCATGTTGAGGCAGAGGTTGGCGTGGACGACGCCGGGCGCGCGATCGCGAAGGTCACGGAAACGGTGACGCCACGCTTCCCCGAGACAGATCAGAATCGTGGCATTGTCCGCGGGATCCCGATCGACTATGAGCGAGCGTCGACCGATCCGCGCGATTTCTCGGTCACCGATGGGAGCGGCGCGCCGGTGCCCTTCGAGGTCGAGGACGAAGACGGGTTCCGTATTTTACTCGTGGGCGACGACAGCTACGTCCACGGGCAGCAGACATACGTGCTGAGCTACACGCTGTCAGACGTCGTACTCGGCCGCGATGACGGCACCGCTGATGAGTTCTACTGGGACATCATGGATTTCGAACACCAGCAGCCGGTTCAGCGGTTCAGCGCCGAGGTCTCGTTCTCGGACGCGCTGGTGCCCGCCCTCAACGGGAACAGTCACTGCTATGTCGGCAACCCTGGGAGCACTGACGAGTGCGCGCTCACCGGCGCAGGCACCCCGACGGACCCGGTTCGCGTGTCTGGCACGCAGCTCGGGCCGAAGCAGGGTGTGACGGTCGCGGTCGGGCTTGCCGAGGGCTCGGTCGTGCAGCCTTCCCAGCGGCTGCCGAACTTCGCCCTCGATGGCCTCCCACTCGTCATCGGCGGCGCGGGCCTCGCGACCGCGACCGCTGGCGGCATCAGTGTCGCCCGCTTTCGGGGGAAGCGCCGCACCGGACGGGGCACCGTTGTCGCCCAGTACGACGTGCCAGCAGAGCTGCCCCCGCTCATCGCCGGGCCGGTCGCGGCGGCCGGGAGCTCATCGGCCACGACCGCCGAGATCATCCACCTCGCCGTCATCGGCGCGACTCGACTCGAAGACGGCGAGAAGCAGGGCAAGAAGCTGGGCGGCTCCAAGCGCAAGCAGGTGCAGATGGTGAGGGTGGTTGACCCCGCGCGTGCGACTGACGATTTGGATCAGCGAATGCTCCGAGCCCTCGTCCCTGACGCCCAACCGGGGGCGGCACGGGCGATACCGAAGTCGAGCACGAAGTTCGCAGAGAAGATGGCGAAGCTCACCCAGCGGGGAGCGAAGGAGGCCGTCGCGCGCGGCTACCTCGAGAAGGCGCAGGCACCCGGCGCGCGAGTCCTCGGGTACGTGACGCTCGCGATCTCAGCTGTGCTGTTCGTACTCGGCGTGGTCGGGCTCGCGACGCGCGGCTCCGCGCTCCCCGCCCTATTCGTGTTCGGCGGGCTCTTCCTTGCGGCGGTCGGCTTCTTCTCCGTCGCCAAGCACACGGTGCACACCAGACTCGGCGCCGAGACGCGTGAGTACCTCGAGGGCGTACGCATGTTCATTCGCGTCGCAGAGGAAGACCGGATCCGGATCCTCCAGTCCGTGACCGGCGCCGAGCGGCGCGAGGTTGACGGTGTGCGGGTGATTCACCTCTACGAGCGTCTCCTCCCGTACGCGATCCTGTTTGGGCAGGAGAAGCAGTGGGCGAAAGCCCTCGAGGTGCGCTACTCGGCTGAGCCGGGGTACGTGCCCTACTGGTACCCGGCACTCGCCGTTCACGGGCTCGGCAGCTTCCCGAACACCCTCGCCCGCTACACCGAATCGATCTCCAGCTCCGTGAGCTACACCTCGTCGAGCTCGGGCGGCTCCGCTGGCGGCGGCTTCGCTGGCGGCGGCGGGGGCGGCGGGTTCAGCGGCGGGCGCTAG
- the ruvA gene encoding Holliday junction branch migration protein RuvA, giving the protein MIASLHGEVLASGAGWVVLGVGGVGMRVEVPSGRMSQRTPGEQLFLHTSLVVREDSLTLYGFETETELAAFGFLIGVTGVGPRSGLGVLSELSPGEIARAVAAEDDKPFRRVSGIGPKTAKLITVSLAGKLSSLEFDDEGSQAETLAPDDALVEGVTEGLQGLGWSEGEARQAVQDARDAGAEMTNAQLLRAALTLLQRGRR; this is encoded by the coding sequence GTGATTGCTTCGTTACACGGTGAGGTGCTTGCCTCGGGTGCCGGTTGGGTTGTTCTTGGTGTCGGCGGCGTCGGCATGCGCGTCGAGGTGCCAAGCGGCAGGATGTCGCAGCGTACGCCGGGGGAGCAGCTCTTCCTGCACACGTCGCTCGTGGTGCGCGAAGACTCACTCACCCTGTACGGGTTTGAGACCGAGACCGAGCTTGCCGCCTTCGGGTTCTTGATCGGGGTCACCGGGGTCGGCCCGCGTTCGGGTCTTGGCGTGCTGTCGGAGCTTTCCCCCGGTGAGATCGCACGCGCCGTCGCGGCTGAGGACGATAAGCCGTTCCGTAGGGTCTCGGGCATTGGCCCGAAGACCGCGAAGCTCATTACGGTGTCGCTCGCGGGCAAACTGAGCTCGCTCGAGTTCGATGACGAGGGCTCACAGGCCGAGACCCTGGCCCCAGACGATGCCCTCGTGGAGGGCGTCACCGAAGGCCTGCAGGGCCTCGGGTGGAGCGAGGGCGAGGCCCGCCAGGCCGTGCAAGACGCCCGCGACGCCGGCGCTGAGATGACGAACGCGCAGCTCCTCAGGGCCGCACTCACCCTGCTACAGCGGGGTCGCCGATGA
- a CDS encoding lamin tail domain-containing protein: MLKHQLLAGCAVAVIAASAITASPLAVAQAAHASVASPAVRFTEIESNEGVPGDWVELHNSGDAPVDLSGFTFKDSDDSHAYVLPQGTVIAPGEFLALDELQKGSTTPGFDFGLGKADSARLFDAAGALVDSTSWATHAPTTWGLTDGGTWAETLEPTKGSTNVFAPPTTATLFLSEVDSQPADWVELVNTGATPIELFGYELRDNSDDHSWKFPAGATIAPGEYLVVSETSIGDIGAGTGAFTDAIGIGSADRIRLFTPDGALLDDTGAWEGHAVIDGDAALATLARCEDGAGSFVLAHPTPGAPNSCYTDPGTGPGTDPGVEAPTEAWPGASTSRTVDTTRMFLEDSSGLDTELTDDGVVLWAVDNGEGRFWKLDTAADGTVTFAPGWEQGKRARFQRDAANPSAKGPDTEGITVAGDGFLYLASERDNGAKGVNQNTVLKIDPNAAGQDVVATQEWDVTSILPAVSPNLGIEAVEWVSDADLAGKLFDSHTGAPYTPATYPGHGGGLFFVAVEDGGQVFALALNSDGSATRVAELKPRLAGVMALDWDVVRGGLWAVCDDGCDGASAFFTLNGTDSPDVTRYKRPEGLPNTNNEGFATSPVAPTAAKRYQAAERSQAAERAVWWFTDGAKTGALQTGTLFTKPTTDGGTGTPGTGTPGTGGGTETPGTGTGTGTGPGAGTGTKPGGAGTHGTLAATGGDSLTDSAVLVGAATALLLGGGLLAAAVVRRRGATLANRRR; this comes from the coding sequence GTGCTGAAACACCAACTCCTCGCGGGCTGCGCAGTCGCAGTCATCGCAGCGTCAGCCATCACGGCGTCGCCCCTCGCGGTGGCTCAGGCCGCTCACGCGTCGGTCGCCTCCCCCGCGGTTCGCTTCACCGAGATCGAATCTAATGAGGGTGTTCCGGGTGACTGGGTCGAGCTGCACAACTCCGGCGACGCCCCCGTCGACCTCTCAGGCTTCACGTTCAAGGACAGCGACGATTCGCACGCGTACGTGCTCCCACAGGGCACGGTTATCGCCCCGGGCGAATTCCTCGCCCTTGACGAACTCCAGAAGGGCAGCACGACCCCCGGCTTCGATTTCGGTCTCGGCAAGGCGGACTCGGCTCGTCTCTTCGACGCCGCGGGCGCGCTCGTCGATTCCACGTCGTGGGCCACTCACGCCCCAACGACTTGGGGGCTCACCGACGGCGGTACCTGGGCCGAAACCCTCGAACCGACCAAGGGAAGCACAAATGTGTTCGCTCCCCCTACGACCGCGACGCTGTTTCTCAGCGAGGTCGACTCGCAGCCCGCCGACTGGGTCGAGCTCGTGAACACGGGAGCGACACCGATCGAGCTGTTCGGCTACGAACTGCGCGACAACTCAGATGATCACAGCTGGAAGTTCCCGGCGGGGGCGACGATCGCCCCGGGCGAGTATCTCGTCGTCTCCGAGACAAGCATCGGAGACATCGGCGCCGGGACGGGCGCGTTCACGGACGCGATCGGGATCGGCAGCGCCGACCGAATTCGCCTCTTCACCCCGGATGGGGCTCTGCTCGATGACACGGGGGCGTGGGAGGGCCACGCGGTCATCGACGGCGACGCCGCCCTGGCGACGCTCGCCCGCTGCGAAGACGGCGCGGGCTCGTTCGTGCTCGCGCACCCGACGCCCGGGGCCCCGAATTCCTGCTACACCGACCCGGGAACAGGGCCGGGCACCGACCCAGGAGTCGAGGCACCGACCGAGGCGTGGCCGGGTGCGTCAACGAGCCGCACCGTCGACACGACCCGCATGTTCCTTGAGGATTCATCGGGGCTCGACACGGAGCTCACGGACGACGGCGTCGTGCTGTGGGCGGTCGACAACGGCGAGGGCCGGTTCTGGAAGCTCGACACCGCGGCCGACGGCACCGTGACCTTCGCGCCGGGTTGGGAGCAGGGCAAGCGTGCCCGGTTCCAGCGCGACGCCGCGAACCCTTCGGCGAAGGGCCCCGACACCGAGGGCATCACAGTCGCGGGCGACGGTTTCCTCTACCTCGCATCCGAACGAGACAACGGTGCGAAGGGTGTGAACCAGAACACCGTGTTGAAGATCGACCCGAACGCCGCGGGCCAAGACGTCGTCGCGACGCAGGAGTGGGACGTCACCTCGATCCTTCCCGCCGTCAGCCCGAACCTCGGGATCGAAGCCGTCGAGTGGGTATCGGACGCAGACCTTGCCGGGAAGCTCTTTGATTCACACACGGGCGCCCCGTACACGCCCGCGACTTACCCAGGGCACGGGGGCGGCCTCTTCTTCGTCGCTGTCGAGGACGGCGGCCAGGTCTTTGCGCTCGCGCTCAACTCGGACGGCAGCGCAACCCGCGTGGCGGAACTGAAACCCCGCCTCGCGGGCGTCATGGCGCTTGACTGGGACGTCGTGCGTGGCGGCCTGTGGGCGGTGTGCGACGACGGCTGCGATGGCGCATCAGCATTCTTCACGCTCAATGGCACTGATTCGCCCGACGTGACCCGCTACAAGCGGCCCGAGGGCCTCCCGAACACCAACAACGAGGGCTTCGCGACCTCCCCGGTTGCGCCGACGGCGGCCAAGCGCTACCAGGCAGCAGAGCGCTCCCAGGCAGCCGAGCGTGCGGTGTGGTGGTTCACCGACGGGGCGAAGACCGGGGCACTCCAGACGGGCACTCTGTTTACCAAGCCCACAACCGACGGCGGGACCGGGACACCCGGTACTGGCACTCCTGGTACGGGCGGCGGGACTGAAACCCCGGGCACCGGTACGGGCACCGGTACCGGCCCTGGCGCAGGCACCGGCACCAAGCCCGGTGGCGCGGGCACCCACGGAACTCTCGCCGCCACCGGCGGTGAC
- the yajC gene encoding preprotein translocase subunit YajC, whose protein sequence is MDPMTLIMLGLVAVLIFFMFRNSKKRQAQMAEMQNNMQPGAEVMLQSGIYGTIVSVDEEENRVTVQSGTSTLVVHRNAIGQVITPVDAPVEESEAATLAPDDDPEFGERVAPAETAAADSAVADTADATVADEVSAENATDVEGAPAVEKSEDKNSDKE, encoded by the coding sequence ATGGATCCGATGACACTCATCATGCTTGGCCTCGTCGCCGTGCTCATCTTCTTCATGTTCCGCAACAGCAAGAAGCGCCAGGCGCAGATGGCTGAGATGCAGAACAACATGCAGCCGGGCGCAGAGGTCATGCTTCAGTCGGGTATCTACGGAACCATCGTCTCGGTTGACGAAGAAGAGAACCGCGTCACCGTGCAGAGCGGCACCAGCACCCTCGTCGTGCACCGCAACGCCATCGGTCAGGTCATCACACCGGTTGACGCCCCCGTCGAGGAGAGCGAAGCAGCGACGCTCGCTCCCGACGACGACCCTGAGTTTGGCGAGCGCGTCGCCCCCGCGGAGACCGCTGCTGCTGATAGCGCCGTCGCTGATACCGCCGACGCGACCGTTGCTGATGAGGTGTCGGCCGAGAACGCAACCGACGTCGAGGGTGCACCCGCAGTCGAGAAGAGTGAAGACAAGAACTCCGACAAGGAGTAA
- the leuA gene encoding 2-isopropylmalate synthase, whose translation MKNTQQPSGMPIHRYRPYSEIIPVELPDRTWPTKQITEAPRWCAVDLRDGNQALIDPMGPERKRVMFDLLVQMGYKEIEVGFPSASQTDFDFVRQLIEEKAIPDDVTIQVLTQAREHLITRTYESLIGAKQAIVHLYNSTSILQRDVVFRSDREGIKQIAVEGAKLCRAAEHICEGTEIYYEYSPESYTGTELEYAAEVCNAVLEVFEPTPERKVIINLPSTVEMATPNVYADSIEWMGRNLNHRENVILSLHPHNDRGTAVAAAELGYMAGADRIEGCLFGNGERTGNVDLVALGINMFTQGIDPMIDFSRLDEVRRTAEYCNQLRVPERSPWAGDLVYTAFSGSHQDAIKKGFERMQADADAAGVSIDEVEWAVPYLPVDPKDLGRSYEAVIRVNSQSGKGGVAYLLKTDHSLDLPRRLQIEFSAVVQGVTDSEGGEVSSDAIWTIFQDEYLPSTGVDGVERWGRYELFRTSSVSAGDGVTNLTVEYRDGDEQREETSQGNGPVDAFINSLNDSGHAVTLFDYVEHAMSEGGDAVAAAYVDLEVDGQRLWGVGIDPDTSRATLKAIVSAVNRSVRNAASQREAVSA comes from the coding sequence ATGAAGAACACGCAGCAGCCCTCCGGTATGCCGATTCACCGCTACCGCCCCTACAGCGAGATCATTCCCGTCGAACTGCCTGACCGCACCTGGCCGACGAAACAGATCACCGAGGCGCCTCGCTGGTGCGCGGTCGATCTGCGTGACGGCAACCAGGCGCTCATCGACCCGATGGGCCCCGAGCGCAAGCGCGTCATGTTCGATCTGCTCGTGCAGATGGGGTACAAGGAGATCGAGGTTGGGTTCCCATCGGCGAGCCAGACCGACTTCGACTTCGTGCGGCAGCTCATCGAAGAGAAGGCCATCCCTGACGACGTCACGATCCAGGTGCTGACGCAGGCGCGCGAGCACCTCATCACCCGGACCTACGAGTCGCTCATCGGTGCCAAGCAGGCGATCGTTCACCTGTATAATTCGACGTCGATCCTGCAGCGCGACGTTGTCTTCCGCTCCGACCGCGAGGGTATCAAGCAGATCGCCGTCGAGGGCGCAAAGCTCTGCCGGGCCGCGGAGCACATCTGCGAGGGCACCGAGATCTACTACGAGTACTCGCCCGAGTCGTACACGGGCACCGAGCTCGAGTATGCCGCCGAGGTCTGCAACGCCGTGCTCGAGGTGTTCGAGCCGACGCCCGAGCGCAAGGTCATCATCAACCTGCCCTCGACCGTCGAGATGGCGACACCCAACGTCTACGCCGACTCGATCGAGTGGATGGGGCGCAACCTCAACCACCGCGAGAACGTCATCCTGTCGCTGCACCCGCACAACGATCGCGGCACCGCGGTCGCCGCGGCCGAGCTCGGCTACATGGCCGGCGCCGACCGCATCGAGGGGTGCCTCTTCGGTAACGGCGAGCGCACCGGCAACGTCGACCTCGTCGCGCTCGGCATCAACATGTTCACGCAGGGCATCGACCCGATGATCGACTTCTCGCGCCTCGATGAGGTGCGCCGAACCGCTGAGTACTGCAACCAGCTGCGCGTGCCCGAGCGGAGCCCGTGGGCGGGTGACCTCGTCTACACCGCGTTCTCGGGATCGCACCAGGACGCGATCAAGAAGGGCTTCGAGCGCATGCAGGCCGACGCCGACGCGGCGGGCGTCTCGATCGACGAGGTCGAGTGGGCTGTGCCGTACCTGCCCGTCGATCCGAAGGACCTCGGCCGCTCGTACGAGGCCGTCATCCGCGTGAACTCGCAGTCGGGCAAGGGCGGCGTCGCCTACCTGCTGAAGACCGACCACTCGCTCGACCTGCCGCGCAGGCTGCAGATCGAGTTCAGCGCCGTCGTGCAGGGCGTGACCGACTCCGAAGGCGGCGAGGTCTCGAGCGACGCGATCTGGACGATCTTCCAGGACGAGTACCTGCCTTCGACCGGTGTTGACGGCGTCGAGCGCTGGGGTCGCTACGAACTGTTCCGCACCTCGAGCGTCAGCGCTGGCGACGGCGTCACGAACCTCACCGTTGAGTACCGCGACGGCGACGAGCAGCGCGAGGAAACCTCGCAGGGCAACGGCCCCGTCGACGCGTTCATCAACTCGCTGAACGACTCCGGCCACGCCGTGACCCTGTTCGACTACGTTGAGCACGCCATGAGCGAGGGTGGCGACGCCGTCGCCGCGGCGTACGTCGACCTTGAGGTTGACGGGCAGCGCCTGTGGGGTGTCGGGATCGATCCTGACACGAGCCGCGCAACGCTGAAGGCGATCGTTTCCGCCGTGAACCGTTCCGTGCGCAATGCTGCGTCGCAGCGCGAGGCGGTTTCGGCCTAG